Genomic window (Cyprinus carpio isolate SPL01 chromosome B7, ASM1834038v1, whole genome shotgun sequence):
AGATTCTGTGATTAGTGGGTATGTAAATATACAGTTATGTAAACAGTAGAATGTCGAATTAGATGTTGAGCAAATTAAGACAGTGGCTGCATCCATATTCACACTTTCACAAACATATACTACACTAGTGATGGGAAAGTCCACACTTAAGAATTTAGTAAGTGCACCAATATTGtgctattatagatcagtggtaacAACTCATGTTTCGTGACACTTAACCAAAAGGTtctaaaagaataaaacagaagCTGCTTCTACTCTTTAGGATGTACCATAATGTAAATACAGGGCACGATTTGATTGAGGAAGAGCATttgaaagttaaaaacaaaaaaaaactgaatcaagataaatacaaaaaaaaaacaacataagcaAAAGTTTCCATGTCAAAACATGACAAATTATGAGGTACAAATCTTTGaagtttgagtttttttattttttttttcatgtttttaatgtaaatctcttatgctcaccaaggctggatttattttatcatacaacaaattagtaatattgtaaagtattGTTATAggttaaaataactattttctgtcaCTAAATAGATATCCctgaacaaataataaacaaaaaatacataaatactgaccccaaacttttgaacggtagtgaaAATTTAgtgtgcattttgtttttgctAATTTCTAACAGACATGCAAAGCcgtttatttaaatatgtattccGTGACGTCAACAGAGACATGCCTAAACCTGTTCTTTCTCCTATACACAAAGACACACATGCATGCAGAAACAtgtagcacacaaacacacacacacgtgcaaagAAGAGGGGTGGTGTGCCTGTCAGCCACTAGCAGGTGAGGAACTGATGTATTCAAATAAGGTCTGCGAGCAAGTGTAAAGAAGGAAGGAGATAAGAGAACTCAACATGAAGCAAATATAGAGCCAATAAACAGTGTGGCTCAACATCCTGACACAATGcatcaatgcacacacacacgcgcacagaAGGACTACACCAAAGCTGAGGTCACGCTTGTGACCTTTACTGccttttttaaaacatcacaGAGTCACAACATATGCACACACTTCCTGCATTTTCGCCTGTCACTGGTATTTCCTTTGCTCATGACTCACGGTTCAGCAGTCTCCATTATGTGGCATCAACCCGATGATCCCAGAAACTGCAATTatgcctctccttctcctcctaaGCCTGTCAGAAGATCCTTcatcctcttttttcttttgcccATTTGCCTTTCTCCTTGTATGGAGAAATTTGCTGATTCATGTGAATGAACCAGTAGCACACGTGTATTGTGGACAAACCCTGTTACTTCAGTAAGGTGAGTGTTTAAATATACACACTTGACTTTCAAACCTAAAGTCCAAATAAGACACTTATTTtgcaataacagcatgtgttaaAAAGTGCAGTTGTATGTAGCAAAGTGTAACACACTGTGTGAGTGATAATGAGAGGAAGGAGGGGAAAAACACCATCTTTGTGCTTCTGGCCAAAAGCACAGCTGTCCCTCTCTATACCTCCCTCCCTCCAACTCTTTCACAGACCGCCTGTTAGTCTCCATCAATGATTGTCTGTTTCCTTCTCCCTTGATTTTTGCATCCTCATTTTGTAAACTTCATTTAACCCTGCCATCAGTTCTCAATTTCTAAATGACTTAACATCATTAACCCGAGGACGTCGCAGTTTAATGCAGTGACTCAGTCAATCATGAAAGCCCAGAAAGCACAGTAGCTGagttaaaaaatggttttcttgCCTCGTGCTTCACCCTCCcagtctgtatttttgttttctcctccCTTTTATTATCCACAGCAATTTTCCTTAACACCAAGCCACATCTGTAACATTGTTACTGAAGCGTTTCTGTCTAGtcttttaaaatactatacactCCATATCCAGGGAAACCAAACACTTGCTGTGCGGAAAGTGAGATTATAATGATTTGATTGCTTCTCCCTATATGGCAGTATGCAATGCCGGCTCCTTCCACGCCAAAACTGGTATCTTGCTTCTAACAATTTAAGTAGTTTTAAATTAAAAGGATTAAGACTCTCAAGGGACTGCCACGTCATGCATTATTGTTTACTAAAAAGCTAGGAAAGCTGGCAAAGTGGATTTAACATGCTGACATGGGTTTGGATAACGTGAGGAAGCAAGCAGGTACGTTTGTTTCTGGTTGTGTGGTTTATAGACTGGGGGAGGGTACGAGAGACATGAGGAGTATACCAAAATCACATCTTTTTTTCTTAGTGCTGGAGGTTTCATCCTGAGACAGGTGTATAGTTAATCTCTTCACTCATCTTTGACTTCATGTGAGAGAAGCCTTAACAaaccagtattttaaaataattatttttgtggtggtTGTTAGAAGCTAGGCCTATATCACCGGTCAAAAGAGATTTGCATATAATACGTATAGTAGGAAGTATGCACATTTCTGGAGGCGTGGACACAATTCTCGCCCCCTATTGGTGTAACGATGTAGCTTGCAGAAAAGGTCACtgaattatttttagttaacgGAAAAGAATCTAAtctctataataaataaatacatgtactaGAGACAGGAGTAGCCTAAGCCATGTTCACCTTTGTCACGGTTCTACAATTTTCCTGCCGAGACGGTATATGGTCATTCTCACATTTTCCAGACTTAAGAcgctttttcatttaaattgcgcggcatataaaatatttaatttaatgtttaacgCCTTACCGACGTTTTCGATCACGGCGTACGTGTTTGTGACGTCACCGCTAGTTACGGGAAAACGCCACTCGCGCAGGTagactagataaaaaagttcgtcaagacaaactttaagttggcttgagaaagcctgaacagaaagtttaaaaagtttggaaagtttgaaaagtttaaaaagtttgaaaagtttgaagttttgaagtttgaaaagtttaagaagtttaattaagcaagtgactagcatgtcattagcatgattagcaaagttactagcatgtttctagcatgataagctagttactagcatgttgctaacataattagcaagttactagcatgtcgctagcatgtagcatgtttctagcatgattagcaagtgactagcatgttttagcatgattagcgagtgactagcatgtcgctagcatgtttctagcatgattagcaagtgactagcatgtcagtagcatgtcgctagcatgtttctagcatggttagcaaatgactagcatgttgctagcatgtttttagcatgattagcaagtgactagcatgtcactaatatgttttttagcatgattagcgagtgactagcatgtcgttagcatttttctagcatgattagcaagtgactagcatgtcactagcatgataagcaagttactagcatgtcgctagcatgttttctagcatgattagcaagtgactagcatgtcagtagcatgattagcaagttactagcatgtcactagcatgtttctagcatgattagcatgtgactagcatgtcactagcatttcactagcatgtttttagcatgattagcgagtgactagcatgtcgctagcatgtttctagcatgattagcaaatgactagcatgtcgctagcatgttttttagcatgattagcaagtgactagcatgtggctaccatgtttttagcatgattagccggtgactagcatgtcgctagcattgtttctagcatgattagcaagtgactagcatgttgctagcatgattagcgagttactagcatgtcgctagcatgtttctatcatgattagcaagtgactagcatgttttagcatgattagcgagtgactagcatgtcgctagcatgtttctagcatgattagcaagtgactagcatgtcagtagcatgtcgctagcatgtttctagcatgattagcaaatgactagcatgttgctagcatgtttttagcatgattagcaagtgactagcatgtcactaatatgtttttagcatgattagcgagtgactagcatgtcgttagcatttttctagcatgattagcaagtgactagcatgtcactagcatgataagcaagttactagcatgtcgctagcatgttttctagcatgattagcaagtgactagcatgtcagtagcatgattagcaagttactagcatgtcactagcatgtttctagcatgattagcatgtgactagcatgtcactagcatttcactagcatgtttttagcatgattagcgagtgactagcatggtcgctagcatgtttctagcatgattagcaaatgactagcatgtcgttagcatgtttttagcatgattagcaagtgactagcatgtcgctaccatgtttttagcatgattagccggtgactagcatgtcgctagcatgtttctagcatgattagcaagtgactagcatgttgctagcatgattagcgagttactagcatgtcgttagcatgtttctagcatgattagcgagtgactagcatgtcgctagcatgtttttagcatgattagcgagtgactagcatgtcgctagcatgtttctagcatgattagcgagtgactagcatgtcgctagcatgtttctagcatgattagcgagtgactagcatgtcgctagcatgttttttagcatgattagcgagttactagcatgtcgctagcatgttttaagcatgattagcgaggactagcatgtcgctagcatgtttctagcatgattagcgagttacaagcatgtcgctagcatgtttctagcatgattagcgagttactagcatgtcgctagcatgtttttagcatgattagcgaggctagtaacttgctaatcatacattattagcatgttgctaggatagatagatagatagataggatagatagatagatagatagatagatagatagatagatagaaagaaacagtctggagatagatagatagatagatagatagatagatagatagatagatagatagatagatagatagatagatagatagaaagaaacagtctggagatagatagatagatagatagatagatagatagatagatagatagatagatagatagatagatagatagatagatagatagatagagtcagatgatagatagataggatagatagatagatagatagagtcagatgatagatagatagatagatagatagatagatagatagatagatagatagatagattagaaatattagatagatgagtttgaatgagtttaaatggattagaaatagtacatagaagcgaagcttgattgagtctaatggggtttagtttgtttagttttgaattttgacagttggagcttggctcatctgaacattccgtcaataaaagtctatgggatttttatgatttttaatcttcatttttatgaaaaccataagtctgatcagttagaaaagatatagcacacccggcgagatcagtctgaagagctgggctgagtttgaagtctgtagagttaaagctctaggaggagttagagtcagaaattttagtctcagaaaaagaataataataataataataagtttaaatagtagatcagtaagttggctttctcaagccaacttaataagaaGTCGAAATACAGTTAACATAGTAACTAATGCGCTCTCCCTTTAGCGCTTAAAGTCTCTGGAAATAGAATGTGGGTCAGCTGCAGATTGACGCttaaacacacacttacattaTGCCCATTGGCTCGTAATGATATTACAGTGGCTGCGCAAGACGCACTGCTGCAATTAAAGCTCACTTACTATCTATTAATATACAATGTGTTTTTCACCTGCGGGTGACTTTATCACGgcttgtgtttattatatattacccCAATATACTGTTTTTAATGGTTCTAAACTTTTAGAGAGTAAAGGTTTCACAAATGAGTCTTACCTCACAGTCATAGAGATCCGTTAGCTGGTCAATAATCCACTCTTCCAAATTAAGTCTCTTTCTCAGTTCTTTCCGGTCGTATTTCACTGTGACCCGTCCTTGCTTGCGGACCGGGGTCTCGGCTTCTTCGGTTGAACCGGGGGGCGTCTGGAAGTAAACGCGAGCTTGCTGGCTCGATTCTGGACTTGTTACCGCCGCCATAGTCCGCTAATATTCTGTGAATAACCGGCTGATACAGAAGATCGGGGTTTCTTCCCCGTGTTTGCTGAGCAGTGTGATTTAAAAGGCCACTAATAGAGctattatttattccttctcGCAGAACTCAATGGCATTTGGCAACttcttaataatatttctaaagtCATATAAAGTTACTTGGATGTTTGTTTCGCTTGGTCTTGTCAAAATCTACGTCGCTAAGCACTTACAGGAATACAAACCGCGTGTCTCCCTTTGCTTTAGAAAGTAAACTAAACCACAAACGCTCAAATCACTTCAAACTCCAGCGTCTTCCTCGTGGCCCACTGTTTTCcttcaaataaagatggaagccGTTTACAAAGATTTATCCGTTCATTTAAAGAGAAAGGCAGACTCTTCCCCTCTCTAATACAAAGCAATACAAACGAAAACAAACAGTGCAGTGTCCCCCTTCTTTGCTTCTTTTTTGTCCTTCCTTTCCCCTCCTCTCTCTTCCTACTCTGCTTCCCTCACCCGAGTGATGTGTAACCCCCTCTGAGCCCCGGCTCTCCCTCCCTCTcggcctgtctctctctcttcctttccctCCCCTAGCTGTCTCTAACGCTGACTAATAAATGCACCATCCCTCACTTAAGGCTACAACCATATAATCCTGTTATTTCAAGTGAGTTGTCaaaatcagtgaaaaaaaaaaaaaaaaggtttctttgaTAGTGCCCTCTACAAGTGACACTTTTGCATTCTGTTAAAACGATGTCTGCTAGATTTGTGTACTCATCAGtagctttttttattgttttattgatcaGGAAACTAAAGTGTATGATgggaacaatatatatatatatatatatatatatatatatatatatatatatatatatatatatgaaagtgaaaaaagtcgtgacatttggcaagtatggtgacccatactcgaaattggtgctctgcatttaacccatccaagtgcacacacacagcagtgagaagtgaacacaccgtgaacacacacccggagcagtgggcagctatagatccagcgcccggggagcaactgggggttcagtgccttgctcaagggcacttcagccatgggtattgagggtggaagagagcgctgttcattcactccctcccacctacaactcctgccagcaccgagactcgaacctgcgaccttctggttacaagtccaaatctctaactattaggccacagctgccccttgtgggcatatatatatatatatatgttatatatatatatacagatccttctcaaaaaattagcatattgtgaaaaagttcattattttccataatgtaatgataaaaattaaactttcatatattttagattcattgcacaccaactgaaatatttcaggtcttttattgttttaatactgatgattttggcatacagctcatgaaaacccaaaatgtttttaatacaaaaaaagtcaaccttcaaataattatgttcagttatgcactcaatacttggtcgggaatccttttgcagaaatgactgcttcaatgaggcgtggcatggaggcaatcagcctgtggcactgctgaggtgttatggaggcccagggtgcttcgatagtggccttaagctcatccagagtgttgggtcttgcgtctctcaactttctcttcacaatatcccacagattctctatggggttcaggtcaggagagttggcaggccaattgagcacagtaataccatggtcagtaaaccatttaccagtggttttggcactgtgagcaggtgccaggtcgtgctgaaaaacaaattcttcatctccataaagcttttcagcagatggaagcatgaagtgctccaaaatctcctgatagctagctgcattgaccctgcccttgataaaacacagtggaccaacaccagcagctgacatggcaccccagaccatcactgactgtgggtacttgacactggacttcaggcattttggcatttccttctccccagtcttcctccagactctggcaccttgatttccgaatgacatgcaaaatttgctttcatccgaaaaaaagtactttggaccactgagcaacagtccagtgctgcttctctgtagcccaggtcaggcgcttctgccgctgtttctggttcaaaagcacacgcctgtgcatggtggctctggatgtttctactccagactcagtccactgcttccgcaggtcccccaaggtctggaatcggtccttctccacaatcttcctcagggtccggtcacctcttctcgttgtgcagcgttttttttgccacactttttccttcccacagacttcccactgaggtgccttgatacagcactctgggaacagcctattcgttcagaaatttctttctgtgtcttaccctctcgcttgagggtgtcaatgatggccttctggacagcagtcaggtcagcagtcttacccttgattgcggttttgagttatgaaccaggctgggagtttttaaaagcctcaggaatcttttgcaggtgtttagagttaattagttgattcagatgattaggttaatagctcgtttagagaaccttttcatgtatatatatatatatttgagataggaattttgggttttcatgagctgtatgccaaaatcatcagtattaaaacaataaaagacctgaaatatttcagttggtgtgcaatgaatctaaaatatatgaaagtttaatttttatcattacattatggaaaataatgaactttttcacaatatgctaatttttttgagaaggacctgtatatatatatatatatatatatatatatatatatatatatatatatatatatatatatatatatatatgttttttttttttttttttttgtcatgactgTTACAGAAGGGGCAAACTAGCCAACCCAGAACTTTTCATTCGTTAAAGGTAACAACCAGTTAAAGgtatagcctaaaaaaaaaaaaaaaaaaaaaagctaaaattaagtgtttttttattattgaagtaATGTTGTTTTGGTatctttttgagtttttttttttttcttatgtgttatagatatattttaattttatatccaAATCCACGCAACTTTAAAGTGGTAGAAGACATAACACACTCATAATACACAGAACGTTATCGTCTGTTTGTGTGGACACTAATAATGATCGTTTTTGTCTGTGACCTCCAGACAAACCAGTCTTCTAGAAAAAAAGCTGTATTATTCTATGTGTAGCGGGTCGCCCCCTCATGGGCGCTACCAAATTGACATCACATGACTAGCCTTCTCAAACTGAGTTACTAATACTGAACTGTCAATATCATGCAACAATTTATTGTgattgaatctaaaaaaaaaggcCCATATGTGAATACGtggaatgaaaacaaataataagcaacaaaagattaaaaaaaaaacataattgaagAAGCAGCACTAAAGTGTAAAAAAGTGACGtgtcatacagccaagtatggtgacccatactcggaattcgtgctctgcttttaacccatccaaagtgcacacacacagcagtgagcacgcacacacacaccgtgaacacacacccggagcagtggacagccatttatgctgcggcgcccggggagcagttgagggttcagtgccttgctcaagggcacctcggtCGTGGTATTGCCTGTCCGAGACTCGAACCCCCAACCTTAGGGTTCGAGTTTGAGTCTCGGACCGGCAATAAACAAGTTTAATGCATGTAGTCCATAACCACTGAAACTATTGGCAtaaaaaaagtcagtaaaaagtgtttttttttttttttt
Coding sequences:
- the LOC109060900 gene encoding protein phosphatase 1 regulatory subunit 14B-like — protein: MAAVTSPESSQQARVYFQTPPGSTEEAETPVRKQGRVTVKYDRKELRKRLNLEEWIIDQLTDLYDCEEEAIPELEIDVDELLDMENDVDRAARVKELLVDCYKPTEEFVAELLDRIRGMQKLSTPQKK